Part of the Impatiens glandulifera chromosome 8, dImpGla2.1, whole genome shotgun sequence genome is shown below.
ccattacaaataattttgtgATGATCTGAATGAGTTTAAGAAAATTTGTCTCTTTCTTAATGCTTATTacacttttattataatttaacttttttctaCTAATTTCAAACAATCTAATTTCAAAATGCAAATATGCTTATATGCTCTTAAGAAACTCAAAAGTAACTATTTGGcctatttaattgaaataattgttcaaatttgaattgtTTAAGTGTTTTTGTTCTGTTAACATATATGTTCGTGACAATATTTTTAGTACCAATAAAACACTCAACTCGTTGATTCCATGATTTAATAGTGTGtgtttacaaaaaaataatttgaaactgtttatatagtttaaatgatatttatttgcttgttttgattttttgagATGTTTTTGAAATATCTGATTTTGTATGTACTTTTGGATTAATGATTATGAAACATATTTGAAAAAGCAAACCGAAAGAAATTGAATATAGATGTAATAATATAACTGGAATTGCCAAATTGTGTAAAGTATAATTTACGGTATGGTGGATAGTAATGAGAGGTGGATTGATTTAATTACTAGATATTCAAAATCACATTCCCCTACAATCCACCGTCTCATCATCATTTTCtctattcttttataattatattacaagtaattttatagataaaataataataattttttttaaaaaattatttattaaaataaattatttaaataatattaagaaattattttaaataaaatataataaaattttttaataataattacaataactaataataatataattatttttatataattaattttaaatattatatattcataataaaattatattaaattaattaaaatataaaatataaaaacttaaaagtaaataaaaattatatatataaaatattaaaaaaattaaataagaaatattttaataaaaattattttaaaaaaattataccatgttataatatatattattaaataaaaaattatatttaatattaaaagtgaTTATCcactattaatataatattttaaagacgttatcttatttatatattttttttatttataattagtgaAACAAATTTGAAtagttcaacttttttttttattataatatttttattttaaaatgtaattagtAGAATAGgatattagatgtttatattttattaaattatgatacaattaaatattttatatattttaaagatataaaaataaaaatattttatatttttaattaaataaaatataataaaaataaaattaatatattaataatagttttaattacaaaataatattaataataaatttaaacattatcaaCACTGCACTTCTATacattatatattcattattacgTAAagtataattttcatttttattaaaatatttcatatttattttttctaatatttttttagagaaatgataaacTAACGAAATTTCAGCGAAAgtaaggccacgaatcctacacGTGGGTAggatagagaaaaaaatatattagaaaacgTTTCAGTTCCCAGTTCcccctctttcttcttttcatttctcattttcgGCTATCGTTCTCtttcttctctggcgatttGACTCTCCGCTCCGGCATCCCgatttcttctcttttcttcatcttcttccgaTCGAAAATGATATGTTTTGAAGCTCTCCTTTGTGTATCTTCACTTCCTTCATTTAGGTTTATGGTAGGTCCATGTTCATACTACTCTTCTTTTCAGGTTGGTGTTGGTCCAGGTACATCGCCCGAAAAGACTCCAAGATCTCCAAGGACTACAAGGTAAATAAGAATTCTTATCTTTTATAAACGTAGATGATTTTGATATCGGTTAGGTTTAGCAATTAGGGTTTCATGATAGAAAAGTATATAGCGTAGAaacgtttttgatatattatgtCCCGAAAGGTTTATTAGCAGTATATTGTGTCTTGAAAGtatggtttcaggacccgaaagtaTGGTTTAAGGTCCCAAAATGGTGGTTTCTTGTCCTGAAAGTggggtttcaggacccgaaattgTTGTTTATTGTCTTGAAATAgttgtttcttgtcccgaaatggttgtttcttgtcccaaaagtgtggtttcggAACCCGAAAgtatggtttcgggacccaaaagtatagtttcgggacccgaaagaatggtttagggttatattgtttttgataTCCATAAAGTGTCCCTGAAATTGGCAGCATATTGTGTCCCAAAAGGATAGTTTCTTGTCCCAAAAGGAtagtttcttgtcccgaaagtgtggtttcgagATCCGAAAGtatggtttcaggacccgaaaatATGGTTTAGGgttatattgtttttgataTCCATAAAGTGTCCCTGAAATTCGCTGCATATTgtgtcccgaaagtgtggtttcagaATCTGAAAGTGTGGTTTCTTGTCTTGAAAGTGTGATTTCTTGTCCCAAAACCACACTTTCaggtcctgaaaccacactttcggaaCATAATATGATGATTTCTTTTCCCGAAACCGTAGTTTCAAGACCCGAATTggttcatttatttgattatctATTTGCTTCGTGGTTTTTAAATgcttatcttttatttttgtagagcaaataaacgtaaaaggaATGCCCATGAAACCAAAGTAGCCCCCCACAACTTGTTTTTAACTAGGACCTCGTCTTTTGGCTTTTTCAATCTTCTTTAACTACTGTCTAATGAACAAAAATAGGCTGTGAAGTCAATAAGTTTTGGCTCTCTCCTATCATTATCGCTTTCAAAATACCCCGGAGAGATCTCTCGTTATCTAGTCAGACAGTTTGACTGTACTAAATGTGCATTCACCCTAAAGAGTGGCGAGTAAGTGAAGATCAAAGAAGAGCATGTTCAAATCATATTGGGTCTCCCTAGAGGGGTGCTGGACATTGTAGAATACGTTAATAACGAGACCGATGACAAGTTGAAGGCACTTAGAACTCGATGGGATAACCCTGTTAATGGCACTCCTATAGTGACTGATATGCCAATGAAAATAATGCAGAACAAAGTAGCTGACAACAACttcaagatagacttcgtattatttgttgtcaaTTGCTTTCTCTAGTTTGATCACCTGGGTCAACTAAccagttatattttatttctgtttttttCACTTGCAATTGACAACATATATGTATGGTATATGCATTGTTAAATAATCctcaaatctatttttttcacttgcaggtttagaattctgaaatctatttcagatgttgataatattaaaaagttcaattagtgcaaatttgtacttgaaggattagttAAATCATGTGAAAAATGGAGGGCgaatgaaaaacgacatttccaaAGACCATAGACGTTCCTTATTGTAAGTtatcactaatttatttatctgattgcaaaaataaatggttttaacatatgtatgttttcagttgtgctacgtgtatagggtgagcaacccTGAATTGGGAGGAGTTGATGAACGTCGATTTCCTATATTGTCATGTTTGAATGATACGAAGTTGAAGTTTAGGCTGGATACAGAGTGGGCAAATGGAGGATTCGGACGTGGAAGCGATGTTGGACGCATTCCACTATCACCTCTTTAGAACGAGAAGACAGATGGGAATGAGGGAGAGTACGAAGAGACATATCAAGATAGAGGGCGAACAAGGATGCATATGAGGGGGTGCTGGAGCCTCAAAAGGCAGCACCTAAGGAGGAAGCACCTAAGAAGGAATCACCTATGAATTCACATCCTATGAATTTTCCACATATTAATTCAACACCTCTAAAGATAACACCTTTAAACACACCATCACCTCGGTGTGTGAATTTTACAGAGAGTTTGGTTTTCATTTCTAAAGCCACCTTGATGATTGAAAACGCCACCAGAAATTTGGCAAATTTAAGTTCCGGATGGGATACAATGCCATTGTATGACAACACCATTCACATCTTATACAAAGCCATGgataataataaacattttagGGATGCCATGCACAAATACTTCAAAGATAGAACACCCACTATAGAAAATGAAGAGGGTTTACACGAAGATGGGGTACACGAAGAGGATGTACACGAAAAGGATGTACACGAAGAGGGGGTACCAAAAGAGGGAGTACCAAAAGAGGGGTACCAAAAGAGGGAGTACCAAAAGAGGTAGTACCCGAAGTGGGGGTACCAAAAGAGGTAGTACCGAAGTGGGGGTACTAACAGAGGGAGTACTCTAAGTGGTGGTTAGTTAGAAAAGAACCGAATTGGTGGCTAAAGAAAAAGTCAGAAGAAAAAATCCCATGCGGAATGCGAAAATTCCAGCACGCCTTCAATCTCCATATATGATGAAGAACAAGGAAAGAAATCAACATTACTTTGAGTCTGCCCAAATAGATTACCGAGATGAAATCATTATGGGGTTCATTTTTGCAAATGAAGATGATAAGAATGTGAGGTAATTAACCATGATTATATTTCTTAGTTTAATGGTgttttcgggtcctgaaaccacttTTTCGGGTTCCGAAACCATGATTTCAGGTCCCAAAACCAGACTTTCAGGTCCTAAAGCCACCATTTCaggtcctgaaaccacacttTAAGGTCCTGAAAGACTAGTTTCGTGACCCAAAaggctggtttcgggaccccaAATCATGGTTCGGGACCTGAAATGGGTGTTCATCGTCCCTAAATGGTGGTTTTAATTTGGTTTTCTTCATTATGTGGTTTTAGGAATGAATTGTTGTATGTAACCGAGCATACCAAGATCAACATAGGCCAAtttcaatcaatgaaaaatgatttcatgttgAAAGTTGTATTATTGATGCGTGGGCATACATTACGTGTAATAATAGTCAAAAATGTTCCGAGGGAAAAAGTGTTTTTTCGGCAATCGTTTTTATAAGTCATTATATCTTTCATTGTTGTTTAAACAAATGGTCTTATTGTGATGTTGATTTCATTTGCAAGACTTTTGGAGAGATTCAGAATCTTGTTCTTtgcaataattaaataaatgagacaATTCCTAATAACATCCGAAGACATGAAAAATGTTAATCTTGTAAgtccaatatttttttatcattaaatttttcTCATATATACCATCTGAATCTTAGTTATATTTTTGCAGATatttttcccaattttataCGAAAGTCATTATTATGTTGTTTGCATCAATATGCAAAAGAGAGTAATCGAAATCATTGACAACCTCCCACTACCCCCAAAAATGCCATGGGAAGATAAATATCTCACAACTCGGACACTGATAATGTTGAAGTGTTTGTATGAACGTGTTTATATGTTAAAgtgtttattaacttctttgGTAAAACAGGTAGAAAACTTTGTGAAGTTCTTCAAAACTATCGACCTGAACATCGCAaccaaaattgttaaattctcgTTCAAAGTTTTGAAATTAGCTTGGCAAGATAGTTCAAATACTACAGATTGCGCAATATATTGTAGGAGACATATTCAAACTTATTTTGGCGATGCAAAGTGGGATTGTGGTCAATGGCGGATATACTCAGCGGGCTACGGTGGGCAGTAGCCtagtgtgattttttttatatatatatatatatatatatataatatctattatataCAGCTAGCTAAAATTTTCTATCTCTAAATATAATATCTTTCtctaaatataatatcttatataagaatatgatctatctataataataatatatatatatatatatatatatatatatattatattatattatattaaattatattattattatattatattatattatattatattatatttttttatattcacacttaaattttcatatttttatttatttagaacataatcaatttaaattcttatgattgtttgatttaatttctCTACAACTATCTTTGGTCTCTCTTTTGAATCTCTCGTTAGTTTTCTTTACCTTTTctcaattaattttgtttataacataagattgtataaattatatattcttattttaattctatatttttgttaataggATTACAATGGATAATGAAAGGagtaaaaaaagaaagacaTTATTGtcgtttttcaaacataaagaAAATTCATCTACATCTACGGTTAACGAGGTAAATCTTCAATCTTATACATCTAATACGGAAGAAGAAcaacctgttttaaattttcCAAGGGTTGAAATTGATCTTAATAATCTTGAACGAGATCCCGCAATTCAGATTCCTATATGGCAACATCCAATAAATCAACAAGATGAAATTAGGCGGTCTTATATTAAAATGGGTCTGTATCAACCTAAGTTAGATGAGTATCCAAGAACTAAGTTTGGATCACAAACTCAGTATCGTAGATTTCAATACTCGTGGTTTGAAAAGTTTCCTTGGTTAGAGTATTCTTCATCAAAggatttaatatttgttttccttGTTTTCTTTTCCAAAAGAAATCACCTATTAATCCTTCATTCACTATTGATGGATTTAATAACTGGAAAAGGGTTAACGATGGAGTTAAATGTCCACTTTTAATTCACGTGGGAGGTCCTACTTCCTCACATAGTAATTCAGTGAAATGTGTTGAAGATTTGATGAAAGTAAGTGGACATATTGACAACATATTGAATGCCCAAAGTTTAGATGAAGTTCAGAAAAATCGATTACGACTTAAGACGACAATTGAGAGTATTCGATGGCTTAGTTTACAAGCTTGTGCATTTAGAGGTCATGATgaatcttcatcttctaaaaATCGTGGTAATTTTATAGAGATGATAAAACTTATGGGTCGATTGAATGTTAATATTGGTGATATAGTATTAGAAAAAGCTCCAAGAAATGCAACATATACTTCACCAACTATTCAGAAAGaaattttgcatatttttgcaAATAAAGTAAGGAAAAAAATCCGTGAAGAAATTGGAGATGCGAAGTTctgtattttagttgatgaaggAAGCTAAAGATATTTCAAATAAAGAGCAGATgtcaattattttgagatttgtTGATTGTTTGGGTATTTTACGAGAGCGTTTCTTTGATATTGTTAATGTTCCAAATACTACTGCTTCAACATTAAAGAAGAGCATATCAGATGTTCTTTCTCGACATAATTTGAATGTCACCAATATGAGAGGGCAAGGGTACGACGGTGCTAGTAACATGTCTGGTGCTTGGAATGGACTTCAAGCTCTATTTCTTCGAGAGTGTCCATATGCATATTATATACATTGCTTTGCTCATAGGTTGCAATTAGCATTAGTTGGAGCTTCTACAAAAGAGATTTCTGTTTggctatttttttcaaaactatcCACCATTATTAATCTTATTGGTTGTTCCTCCAAATGGCATTCTGAGTTACTTCATACAAAAGTGCAACAAGACGTTCATGTCAACAAAAAGATTCGTTGACAATTCAACAACACTATCATTTCAATATCTTTAATTCAGTGAtagattttcaacaagaagaGTTGAATTCTAGATTTAGTGATGAGGCAGTAGAGCTCCTTAAACTTAGTTCTGCTTTGGACcctaaagataattttaaatcatttaaaggTGAAGATATTTGTAAATTGGCTGAAAAGTATTATCCAGGAGACTTCAGTGAACAAGAAATGCATTATTTGAGATCTCAACTCCAGcattataaaattgatgtttCTCGTAaagagaattttcaaaatatgtctTCCATCATTGAATTGTGTCGCAGATTAGTTGAAACAGATAAgtcatcaaattataatttgattgatagatTGATTCGACTTGTTTTGACTTTACCAGTTTTTACTGCCACTACAGAAAGATCATTTTCAGCAATGAAACATGTAAAAACTATTCAACGGAATAAGATGAAAGAAGAGTTTTTAGCCGATactatgataatttatattgaacGAGAGCTTGTTGAAGATATTGATTCAGATtctataattaatgaattttattctaaaaaaaatagaaggttgcaacttaaataatatgtaaaagtttgttaaattttatatattttcttgtcttatttttacattttcaataatacgagataatttttatatatataaatttgttattaaatcgGGTATTCGTTCATTTCTtagatcttttatatttattttattttattaaagatatttattgataaatttaattactaaaaaattaaaatcagcCCAGTCAAAAAAAATCCTGAATTCGCCCTTGATTGTAGTATAACCAAAACAAATGTAAGTTACATATTTCAccttttataacttatttttgctgattatttctctattttttataacttattgagtaaagttttttatttttttattttcacttaatGTCATATTGTTGGTGTACTTAaactattttcattattattaatatacatggacattatttaatatatatatatatatttatatatatatatatatatatatttaatctccTTAAATTGTCATCGATTTCATATTTAGCGAATCATTTTTTTTAGCTCTTGCATTTAGTATTTCACTtgttattgtaaaaaaatacatttagaaagaaaaaaataaagagtctaaatataaaaataatttaaaaaatttaaaatataaaagttttgaaTTGATTTCgactaaaattcaaaattacatTATCTAATACCTGATTGGTTGATTGGGCTTATAAGTTTTATAAGTTTGAGTAATAAACTGGataattttacttaatatatatatatatatatatatatatatata
Proteins encoded:
- the LOC124913063 gene encoding uncharacterized protein LOC124913063, with translation MRNAKIPARLQSPYMMKNKERNQHYFESAQIDYRDEIIMGFIFANEDDKNVRITMDNERSKKRKTLLSFFKHKENSSTSTVNEVNLQSYTSNTEEEQPVLNFPRVEIDLNNLERDPAIQIPIWQHPINQQDEIRRSYIKMGLYQPKLDEYPRTKFGSQTQYRRFQYSWFEKFPWVNDGVKCPLLIHVGGPTSSHSNSVKCVEDLMKVSGHIDNILNAQSLDEVQKNRLRLKTTIESIRWLSLQACAFRGHDESSSSKNRGNFIEMIKLMGRLNVNIGDIVLEKAPRNATYTSPTIQKEILHIFANKVRKKIREEIGDAKFCILVDEGS